A window of Photobacterium toruni genomic DNA:
AAAGCTGTCGTTAGCTTGTGCGCCAACAGATAAGGTCATCACTGGTATTGACGTCGTAGCGCCTGTTTTAAAGGCAATGGTTGCGCCATTTTCAGCTGAATATTTATTATCCGCTAATTCAACATTAGTATTGGTTTTTAAGTCAGTAACGGTAACTTGATCGCCCGCGGCATTTAACTGTAATTGATAGCGCCCAGCTGCATTATCAGGCACAGCAGTCGCTTTGGTGATAGTTGCTGAGCCAAGATTGGATTCAGCGGCAATCGCGGTTAACTGACGATGACCCGCCAATCCACGTGGATCGGTCATTGCCAATGAAATATCTGCTGCGCCACGACGTAAAGGTTGAATCACGCTAGTTTCAGTCTCACCAGCGGTTAATGTTGGCGGTTTATTAATAGTAATTTCAAGACCATCAACCTTAGCAACAAACTTGCCGTCAGCATCGGCTTCCAGTTGGGTTTTATTTCCTTGCTGATCAATCAAGGTATGGCTGGTCGCATCACTGACTAATTGATAATCACCCAGTTTAAGCTGGTTAATATCGTCAATTTTAACGCTAATATCACTGCTGCTACCCAACGGTTTAAGTGCGCGTTGCGACATAGCATTAGGGCTATTAATGTCATTGAACAACGCTTGTCCTTGCTGACCATTAAGATCAACACCTTGTTGTTGAAGATCATTCATTTGCGCCCCAAAGCCTAGCGCCATCTGTCCGAGTTGATCTAAACTTTTATCAATCACATCATCGCGCACCGTTAACATTGCCCCTAAGCTGCCACCAATGGTGTCACTTTTAATCGGTTTACTGTTATTGCCATTGATTAACGCAATTTGTTTATTGGCAACATCAGGATCGCCATCGACGAGTGTCAACTGCGATGCACTCACACCAGAAACCAAAGTATCACCGCTACCAATGATAACCGTATTGGCTAAACTGCCTTTATCAGCCAATACAGTCACTTGAGTATATTTGGCTAATTCGTTGATCAGCGTTCGTTGTTGATCAAACAGATCGTTACTGCCATCACTATTTGATTGTTGTTGCAGGCTGGTATTGACTGCGGCAAGTTCTTGCCCTAGCGCATTGACGCGTTCAAGTGAAACATCGAGTTGCTGATTAACATCAGTACGAATATTGGTTAGGGTTTCGTGGGCATTATTAAGATTAACCGCTGCTTGATTGGCATGTTCTAGTACCGTTTGACGGCTACCTAGATCGCTAGGATTATCAGCAAGAGAGCGTACTGAATGATAAAAATCGTTCATACTATTAACGCTATTAACGGCACTTTTAGAGCTAAAATCATCCAACATTGCTAAATGCTGTTGTTTAACATTAGCCTCTTCTAGTTGAGTGGTGGAAAGCGTCAGTTCGCGGGCAGCAAATTGGTCATAAGCACGACTAACGTTATCAATATAAGCACCTGTGCCATAATAATTATTACCGTTCCACTGCGCATCATCAGATTTTTGTTCAACAACTTGACGACTATATCCTGGCGTGTTGACATTGGTAATGTTATGACTTGCCACATCCAATTGTTTTTGAGATGTGCGTAAGCCACTCACCCCAATTTGCATCAAATCTACCGCCATTGCCAATTGCTCCCCGCTAAAAATTAGACCATTACCAACAACGTATTGCGATAACGCTACAACTAACAAGCAAGAAATGAACCACTTTTAAATAAATATATCGCTAGCATCGATGTCTAAATAAATACTGTTAATTAGCATTTATTTACTTATAATTTTGCTGCAGCTGCCGATATAAATAAAATAACAATCAAAACAATAGCAAAACAGCGCTATAAAAAGGATCAGGTGAATGAACATTTTACTTTCTGGATTAATTGGTTACGCGATAAAAGAAGTAGTAGTACCATTAATCACCGATAGCTTTGATGATGAGCAACCACCAAAGCAAGTCTCTGATAAAGAAGTAGAAGGAGCGTTATTTGAGAGTAACGATCTCATTAAAATGGTTTCAAGCTTAATTGATATCGTCGTGTGATAATAACGATTACTTACAACTTAATTAACTCTGCTTTTGTTACTCTTCTTTACTCACCGTTAATTCTAATTACAGTACATTCTGATCACAATAAGCTCTGCACTTTTTTCATGACAGCCAGAACCTTATTACTGTAATTCGGATCGGTGGCATACCCTGCCTGATGGATTTCACGAATAAATTGCTGCGGCTGATTACTGTGGGTTAATGCTTTTGAATAGCGTGGATTATGCTGTAAGAAATTCACAAAATCATCAAAACTATGCTGATAAGAATCATACGAACGAAATGCAGCTTGCTCTTGAACGGCAATACCATCATAAAATTCTAATGTTTTAGTGGCAACCTTTTGCCCCTCCCAACGTGGATCAGCTTTTATATTAAATAAATTATTGCTTGAGCCAAGCGCATTGTTGATCACCTTTTTTCCCCAGCCTGTTTCTAAAGCCGCTTGAGCAATTAACAAAGCGGGATCAGTGCCTAATGTGCGTGCCGCTTGCTGAGCATAAGGCTTCATGTGACTCACAAATGCTTCTGCAGAAGCGAAACTTATCGGCTCTGTGATTTTTGGTCGCAACGTTGGCTCAGTCTTAGCAGCAACTGTAACCATTTTCTGGTGTGGCAGTGGTTTATCCAATGGATCTGATTGACTAATAGAAGATTTAGCAAATGGTAAAGTCGCAGGATCAGCATTAATTGGCCGAATTGAGAATGGCTGCGGCTGTTGTTGTGAGTACAAATCGGTTGTTGGCTGGTGTTGGCTTAAATCTTGTTGTTCACCCCCTAACTGTTTAACAATCATATCCGCTAGCCCAAGACTGCCAGTAGTACTTAGCTGCGAGGATAATTGTTCATCATGCATTTGTTGATAAAATTTGCTATTATTACTGCTCATTAAATCAGATTCAAATGCACTATTTGCTTCACGCATCGATTTAAATAACATCTGTGTAAAAATAGATTCAAATTGAACAGCGGCTTCACGTAAAGAGCCTTTTTTATCCTCACCAATTCCAGCTCGCAAGCGATCAAGGCTACTTAAATCATGAATAAAACTAGGCTCTATGTGTTTCATTGCCACTCTCTTAAATATTAGATAATAATTAACTGGCCTTCAATGGCACCTGCTTGTTTTAACGCTTGTAAAATAGCCATTAAATCTGAGGGGGCTGCGCCAACTTGGTTCACCGCTCGTACTAATTCATCTAATGTCACCCCTGGTTCAAATTTGAACATGCGCGCATCTGATTCATTAACGGTGATCTGAGAATTAGGCACCACAACCGTATCACCACCAGCAAAGGCATTGGGTTGACTCACTTGTGGATTCTCTTTAATTGAGACCGTCATACCACCATGGGTGATCGCTGCTGGGCGTAATTTGACATGTTGTCCGATAACAATCGTCCCAGTACGTGAATTTACAATAATTTTGGCTGAACCTTCAGCAGGATCAAACTCTAGGTTTTCTACCGTTGATAAAAACGCCACTCGCTGACTGACATCACGTGGTGCCCGCACTCGAATAGAGGTAGCATCAACCGCTGACGCCATTTGTGGCCCTAAAAATTGATTAATAGAATCAGACATTCTCTGGGCAGTAGTAAAATCAGACTCATATAAATTAAACGTTAGATAATCCCCACGACCAAACGGATTTGAGACTTCTTGTTCAACCATCGCACCATTAGTGATACGACCCACCGTTGGCGTATTACCGACCACTTTAGAACCGTCAGCCCCCTCAGCACTAAAACCGCCGACTACTAAACTGCCTTGGGCAATCGCATACACTTTACCATCAAGACCTTTTAGAAACGTTTGTAACAGTGTGCCGCCACGTAAACTTTTCGCTGAGCCAATCGAAGATACAGTAATATCAATAGTCTGACCTTGCTTCGTAAACGCGGGCAAGGTGGCATTCACCGCTACTGCTGCAACATTTTTGGTTTTTGGTTTAGTACCAACAGGTAATTGAATACCAAAATTTTGCAGCATCGCATTAAAGGTTTGTTCGGTAAACGGCGTGGTTTCACCTGTTCCTGGTAAACCAACCACTAAACCATAACCCACTAATTGGTTACTCCGTACGCCTGCAACCGCTGCAACATCTTTAATGCGTGCCGCCTGTACGGTTGTAGCAAAGAATGTAAATGCCAATAAACATATTGTCGAAATGTTCAAGCAACTCTCCGAAAAATTAAAACGATAAGGCAATTAACCTTACTAAAAAATCAACTTAAAAAGCGACATTGAAAAAGCGTGATAACCAATTTTGCTGCTGAACATCTTGGCGATCACCGGTGCCTGAATATTGAATACGCGCATTAGAAATACGGGTTGAGGCAATACTATTATCTTGATCAATATCATCGGGACGAATATTGCCGCTAACACGAATATATTCTTCCCCAGTATTAAGCATTAACCACTTCTCGCCACGAATAACTAAATTACCATTGCTAAGCACATCGACGACTTCAACCGAGATCGAGCCTTTAATACTGTTACTTTGATCCGCTGAAGTAGATCCGGCAAAAGAGTTATTATTTGCCATTCCATAAGACAGCGTGTAATCATGCAAAGTGACAGGCTTACCACCAAGATCAATCGGCTTCATGTGAAGATCGGTTTTCTTATCGAGATCTGAGCTGGCATTTTTCTTAGCTGTGGTTTTTTCTTCAAGCAAAATTGTCACAATATCACCAATACCACGCGGTTTAGTGTCATCATATAAATCTTGCGCCTGCGCCTGATTAAATAGAGATCCGGTTGCAGTAGCATAATGCTCAGGTTTATCTTGAGGTCGCACTGGATTCCAAGCAGGATCGTTCATTTGCGCATCTTCACGGCCACGTAAACGATCAATTAAACTTTTTGATTCTGTCTGCTTACCTTCAACAGCATCAACATTGGTGGTGGCTTTTTCAATATCACTCCCAACAGAATCTGGTGTTGACATACAGCCGCTTAAACTAAAAATAAATGCAACCATGCTCCAGCGCCAATAACTATTTTGGTGTACTTTCACAGCGATTCCTTTGCCAATAAAGTTATAATTGCTGATTAACATAACTTAGCATTTGGTCAACGGTTGAAATCACCTTTGAGTTCATTTCATAAACCCGCTGTGCTTCAATCATGTTCACTAGCTCTTCGGTTACATTGACATTGGAGGTTTCAAGCATCGATTGACGAATAGAACCAAAACCTTCTAAGCCCGGCGTACCTTCTTGTGGATCGCCACTAGCACCGGTTGGTAAGAATAAGTTCTGTCCAATTGGTTCTAAACCTGCGGGGTTAATAAAATCAGTCGTAGTTAATTGCCCTAACACTTCATTTTCTTGTTGATCACGAATACGTGCCGAGACTTCGCCATCAGTCCCCACAGTAATACCCACCGCATTATCAGGCACCACAATTTCTGGCTGAACCGGATAACCGCTACCACTGGTGACTAAAATACCTTGATTATTAATCGTAAATTGACCATTACGGGTATAACCGATATTGCCATCAGGCAGTAAGACTTGGAAAAAACCATCGCCTTCGATCATCATATCCATGGCGTTATTGGTGGTTTGAGTATTGCCTTGAGTAAAGACTTTTTGAGTCGCTACCACTTTTGAACCCGCCCCCAACATTAAGCCACTTGGCGATGTGGTATCTTGGGTTGATTTACCGCCGGGCTGATTAATATTTTGATAAAAAAGATCTTCAAAGACCGCACGACTTTTCTTAAAACCAATCGTCGAGGCGTTAGCTAAGTTATTAGAAATGGTTGAGATATTGGTTTGTTGGGCATCTAAACCCGTTTTACTAACCCACAATGCTGGATGCATAATGATCGTCCTTGAGTAATTAGCTGATACGCATCAGTGAAGATGAGGATTTATCCATTTCTTCGGCTGATTTCATTAACTTCACTTGCATTTCAAAGTGACGCTGTAAATCAATCATGCTGGTCATTTCGGCCACCGCATTAACATTACTACCTTCAAGCATGCCTTTCGCTAAACTAACACTCGCATCGGCATCTAATGGATCACGATTACCAATCACTTTAAATAAACCATCAGTATCTTTAAATAGACTACGATTTTCAGGTTTCACTAACTTAATACGATCGACTGTTACCATCACATC
This region includes:
- the flgJ gene encoding flagellar assembly peptidoglycan hydrolase FlgJ, with amino-acid sequence MKHIEPSFIHDLSSLDRLRAGIGEDKKGSLREAAVQFESIFTQMLFKSMREANSAFESDLMSSNNSKFYQQMHDEQLSSQLSTTGSLGLADMIVKQLGGEQQDLSQHQPTTDLYSQQQPQPFSIRPINADPATLPFAKSSISQSDPLDKPLPHQKMVTVAAKTEPTLRPKITEPISFASAEAFVSHMKPYAQQAARTLGTDPALLIAQAALETGWGKKVINNALGSSNNLFNIKADPRWEGQKVATKTLEFYDGIAVQEQAAFRSYDSYQHSFDDFVNFLQHNPRYSKALTHSNQPQQFIREIHQAGYATDPNYSNKVLAVMKKVQSLL
- the flgK gene encoding flagellar hook-associated protein FlgK, translated to MLVVALSQYVVGNGLIFSGEQLAMAVDLMQIGVSGLRTSQKQLDVASHNITNVNTPGYSRQVVEQKSDDAQWNGNNYYGTGAYIDNVSRAYDQFAARELTLSTTQLEEANVKQQHLAMLDDFSSKSAVNSVNSMNDFYHSVRSLADNPSDLGSRQTVLEHANQAAVNLNNAHETLTNIRTDVNQQLDVSLERVNALGQELAAVNTSLQQQSNSDGSNDLFDQQRTLINELAKYTQVTVLADKGSLANTVIIGSGDTLVSGVSASQLTLVDGDPDVANKQIALINGNNSKPIKSDTIGGSLGAMLTVRDDVIDKSLDQLGQMALGFGAQMNDLQQQGVDLNGQQGQALFNDINSPNAMSQRALKPLGSSSDISVKIDDINQLKLGDYQLVSDATSHTLIDQQGNKTQLEADADGKFVAKVDGLEITINKPPTLTAGETETSVIQPLRRGAADISLAMTDPRGLAGHRQLTAIAAESNLGSATITKATAVPDNAAGRYQLQLNAAGDQVTVTDLKTNTNVELADNKYSAENGATIAFKTGATTSIPVMTLSVGAQANDSFEVELGTQNSQGGNGNFLAMQQVQHQKTMADGKSSVIDVFEGLATDIGMLKKNADKLTEVNQLDFDSASERVSNLSGVNLDEEAANLMKFQQSYMASSRIMSVAKETFDTLMRAV
- a CDS encoding flagellar basal body P-ring protein FlgI, which encodes MNISTICLLAFTFFATTVQAARIKDVAAVAGVRSNQLVGYGLVVGLPGTGETTPFTEQTFNAMLQNFGIQLPVGTKPKTKNVAAVAVNATLPAFTKQGQTIDITVSSIGSAKSLRGGTLLQTFLKGLDGKVYAIAQGSLVVGGFSAEGADGSKVVGNTPTVGRITNGAMVEQEVSNPFGRGDYLTFNLYESDFTTAQRMSDSINQFLGPQMASAVDATSIRVRAPRDVSQRVAFLSTVENLEFDPAEGSAKIIVNSRTGTIVIGQHVKLRPAAITHGGMTVSIKENPQVSQPNAFAGGDTVVVPNSQITVNESDARMFKFEPGVTLDELVRAVNQVGAAPSDLMAILQALKQAGAIEGQLIII
- the flgG gene encoding flagellar basal-body rod protein FlgG codes for the protein MHPALWVSKTGLDAQQTNISTISNNLANASTIGFKKSRAVFEDLFYQNINQPGGKSTQDTTSPSGLMLGAGSKVVATQKVFTQGNTQTTNNAMDMMIEGDGFFQVLLPDGNIGYTRNGQFTINNQGILVTSGSGYPVQPEIVVPDNAVGITVGTDGEVSARIRDQQENEVLGQLTTTDFINPAGLEPIGQNLFLPTGASGDPQEGTPGLEGFGSIRQSMLETSNVNVTEELVNMIEAQRVYEMNSKVISTVDQMLSYVNQQL
- a CDS encoding flagellar hook protein, whose amino-acid sequence is MNILLSGLIGYAIKEVVVPLITDSFDDEQPPKQVSDKEVEGALFESNDLIKMVSSLIDIVV
- a CDS encoding flagellar basal body L-ring protein FlgH, whose amino-acid sequence is MVAFIFSLSGCMSTPDSVGSDIEKATTNVDAVEGKQTESKSLIDRLRGREDAQMNDPAWNPVRPQDKPEHYATATGSLFNQAQAQDLYDDTKPRGIGDIVTILLEEKTTAKKNASSDLDKKTDLHMKPIDLGGKPVTLHDYTLSYGMANNNSFAGSTSADQSNSIKGSISVEVVDVLSNGNLVIRGEKWLMLNTGEEYIRVSGNIRPDDIDQDNSIASTRISNARIQYSGTGDRQDVQQQNWLSRFFNVAF